A genomic segment from Pseudosulfitobacter sp. DSM 107133 encodes:
- a CDS encoding DUF1499 domain-containing protein, with protein sequence MLFWIVALVVVLAGAAVAYVRLAPSDAARWNQPVSATEDKDFGNGAVRVMPATDGLLARLDAAMRALPRTAVLAGSVAEGRITYVTRTPTVGFPDYTTIEQVDGQVRILARSRFGSSDMGVNAKRLKGLLATVQG encoded by the coding sequence ATGTTATTCTGGATAGTGGCCCTTGTGGTCGTGCTGGCGGGGGCTGCGGTGGCCTATGTGCGGCTGGCGCCCTCTGATGCGGCACGGTGGAATCAGCCGGTTTCGGCGACCGAGGACAAGGATTTCGGCAACGGCGCCGTGCGGGTGATGCCCGCCACCGACGGACTGCTGGCGCGGCTGGATGCGGCGATGCGGGCGCTGCCGCGCACCGCAGTTCTGGCCGGATCGGTGGCCGAGGGGCGCATCACCTATGTGACGCGCACGCCCACGGTGGGCTTTCCCGATTACACCACGATCGAACAGGTCGACGGACAGGTGCGCATACTGGCGCGGTCGCGGTTCGGGTCGTCAGATATGGGGGTAAATGCCAAAAGATTGAAGGGGTTGCTGGCCACTGTTCAAGGATGA
- the prfA gene encoding peptide chain release factor 1, whose product MIPSERLQQITERFEYLEAAMSAGGGDIAALAKEYSDLRPVVEQIALYRQLHSDMNDAREMLDDPEMADLAREELPRLKAALPDAEAALQLALLPRDAADAKPAMLEIRPGTGGDEAALFAGDLLRMYMRYAEARGWGFDIIEEQATELGGIKEVVAHIKGDNVFARMKYESGVHRVQRVPTTESGGRIHTSAATVAVLPEAEDVDIHIDQNDIRIDTMRSSGAGGQHVNTTDSAVRITHIPTGIVVTSSEKSQHRNRDKAMQVLRARLYDMERNRIDSERSADRAAQVGGGDRSERIRTYNFPQGRMTDHRINLTLYKLDAVMQGDLDEVIDALRADDQARLLAEMGQ is encoded by the coding sequence ATGATCCCCTCAGAACGTCTCCAGCAAATCACCGAGCGGTTTGAATACCTCGAAGCCGCGATGTCTGCGGGGGGTGGCGATATTGCGGCGCTGGCCAAGGAATATTCCGATTTGCGCCCTGTGGTCGAACAGATTGCGCTGTATCGCCAGTTGCATAGCGACATGAATGATGCCCGCGAGATGCTGGATGATCCCGAAATGGCCGATCTGGCGCGCGAGGAGCTGCCGCGCCTGAAGGCGGCGCTGCCCGATGCAGAGGCTGCGTTGCAACTGGCGCTGTTGCCGCGTGATGCGGCAGATGCGAAACCTGCGATGCTGGAAATCCGCCCCGGTACGGGCGGTGACGAGGCCGCGCTGTTCGCGGGCGATCTGTTGCGGATGTACATGCGCTATGCCGAGGCGCGGGGCTGGGGCTTTGACATTATCGAGGAACAGGCAACCGAGCTGGGCGGGATCAAGGAAGTTGTAGCTCACATCAAGGGCGACAACGTCTTTGCGCGGATGAAATACGAAAGCGGCGTGCACCGCGTCCAGCGGGTGCCGACAACGGAAAGCGGCGGGCGGATTCACACTTCGGCGGCGACCGTGGCGGTGCTGCCCGAGGCGGAAGATGTGGATATTCACATCGACCAGAACGACATCCGCATCGACACCATGCGCTCGTCCGGGGCAGGCGGGCAGCACGTCAACACCACCGACTCTGCCGTGCGTATCACCCATATTCCCACCGGAATCGTCGTGACCAGTTCCGAAAAATCGCAACACCGCAACCGCGACAAGGCCATGCAGGTGCTGCGCGCACGGCTGTATGACATGGAACGCAACCGGATCGACAGCGAACGCAGTGCCGACCGTGCGGCGCAGGTAGGCGGAGGTGACCGCTCGGAACGTATTCGCACTTATAACTTCCCGCAGGGACGTATGACCGACCACCGGATCAACCTGACGCTGTACAAGCTGGACGCGGTGATGCAGGGCGACCTGGATGAGGTGATCGACGCGCTGCGGGCCGACGATCAGGCCCGTTTGCTGGCCGAGATGGGACAATGA
- the prmC gene encoding peptide chain release factor N(5)-glutamine methyltransferase, which produces MTAAQAMAAATARLRAAGVPDPARDARLLLAHAAQVDAARVTLIAPEDIAPEIAERYEALVSLRAVRVPVSHLIGERAFYGRRFKVSSDVLDPRPETETLIEAALAEPFASVLDIGTGSGCILVTLLAERTTAVGTGTDLSEAACLQASANAVLHEVNARAEVIQSDWFGNVRGHYDLIVSNPPYLAAEEMDDVAPELRDHEPRMALTDEADGLTAYRVLAAMGPAHLASGGRLICEIGWTQAADVVEIFYTAGWQQVICMPDLDGRDRVICARIPPKQA; this is translated from the coding sequence ATGACCGCCGCTCAGGCGATGGCGGCGGCAACTGCGCGGCTGCGCGCGGCCGGGGTGCCTGACCCCGCGCGCGATGCGCGGCTGTTGCTGGCCCATGCAGCACAGGTGGATGCGGCCCGCGTCACCCTGATTGCCCCCGAAGACATCGCCCCCGAAATCGCCGAACGCTATGAGGCGCTGGTCAGCCTGCGCGCGGTGCGGGTTCCGGTCAGCCATCTGATCGGAGAACGTGCCTTCTATGGCCGCCGTTTCAAGGTCAGCAGCGATGTTCTGGATCCGCGCCCCGAGACCGAAACCCTGATCGAGGCGGCGCTGGCCGAGCCCTTTGCCAGCGTTTTGGACATTGGCACAGGCTCGGGCTGTATTCTGGTGACCCTGCTGGCCGAGCGCACGACAGCTGTTGGCACCGGCACCGACCTGAGCGAAGCCGCCTGTTTGCAGGCCAGCGCCAATGCGGTGCTGCACGAGGTCAATGCGCGGGCCGAGGTGATCCAGTCGGACTGGTTTGGCAATGTGCGGGGGCACTATGATCTGATCGTGTCGAACCCGCCCTATCTGGCGGCCGAGGAAATGGATGATGTGGCTCCTGAATTGCGGGATCATGAACCGCGCATGGCTCTGACCGACGAGGCCGACGGGCTGACAGCCTATCGCGTTCTGGCGGCGATGGGGCCTGCGCATCTGGCGTCTGGCGGGCGGCTGATCTGCGAAATTGGCTGGACACAGGCCGCCGACGTGGTCGAGATATTCTATACAGCGGGCTGGCAACAGGTGATCTGTATGCCCGATCTGGACGGGCGCGACCGTGTTATTTGCGCCAGAATACCGCCAAAGCAGGCGTGA
- a CDS encoding DUF4167 domain-containing protein produces the protein MKSSRSRSRSKNTRNRSTNNGGGGGNVVNRVFDSSGPEGKVRGTPQQIIDKYNQLARDAQLSGDRVATENFQQHAEHYLRLLSEAQREIDAKREEQERQNRERQAERDRQAERDRERNERQEREANSGGGQQAKAPAGDGGQDPQPYVQPKSQPDVIENEGDSGLVETPESAPKPKAPRARRKPKAPVEKPKDTDAPAAESGAQGDGGSTPEAAE, from the coding sequence ATGAAATCTTCGAGATCCCGGTCCCGGTCCAAGAACACGCGCAACCGCAGCACGAACAATGGCGGGGGTGGCGGCAACGTTGTCAACCGTGTGTTCGACAGCTCTGGCCCCGAAGGCAAGGTGCGCGGCACGCCACAGCAGATTATCGACAAATACAACCAGCTTGCGCGCGATGCGCAACTTTCGGGTGACCGCGTGGCAACCGAAAACTTCCAGCAACACGCCGAGCATTATCTGCGTCTGCTGAGCGAAGCACAGCGCGAAATTGATGCCAAGCGCGAAGAGCAGGAACGCCAGAACCGCGAGCGCCAGGCCGAGCGTGACCGTCAGGCCGAACGTGACCGCGAGCGTAACGAGCGTCAGGAACGCGAAGCGAACAGTGGCGGCGGACAGCAAGCCAAAGCTCCTGCCGGTGATGGCGGGCAGGATCCGCAGCCCTATGTGCAGCCGAAATCACAGCCCGATGTGATCGAAAACGAAGGTGACAGCGGTCTGGTGGAAACACCCGAAAGCGCGCCCAAGCCCAAGGCGCCGCGCGCACGCCGCAAGCCCAAGGCACCCGTTGAAAAGCCAAAAGACACCGACGCCCCCGCCGCAGAATCCGGCGCACAGGGCGATGGTGGCAGCACACCGGAAGCCGCCGAGTAA
- a CDS encoding VOC family protein — MTVKRIVANIAATSVDAVQRFYAEVFDMQVVMDHGWIATMATGNAAPVQISIATQGGSGTAVPDLSIEVEDVDALYDRVTSLGYVIEYPLTDEPWGVRRFYMRDPTGKLLNILSHPDG, encoded by the coding sequence ATGACCGTCAAACGCATCGTCGCAAACATCGCAGCCACATCGGTTGACGCAGTCCAACGTTTCTACGCCGAGGTCTTTGACATGCAGGTCGTCATGGATCACGGCTGGATCGCGACCATGGCCACGGGCAACGCCGCGCCCGTCCAGATCAGCATCGCCACCCAGGGTGGGTCGGGCACGGCGGTGCCGGATCTGTCGATCGAGGTCGAGGACGTCGACGCGCTATATGACCGGGTCACTTCGCTGGGCTATGTGATCGAATATCCGCTAACCGATGAACCCTGGGGCGTGCGCCGGTTTTACATGCGCGACCCCACGGGCAAGCTGTTGAACATTCTGTCGCATCCAGACGGTTAA
- the rsmA gene encoding 16S rRNA (adenine(1518)-N(6)/adenine(1519)-N(6))-dimethyltransferase RsmA codes for MSTIDNLPPLREVITTHELRARKSLGQNFLLDLNLTAKIARQAGDLTGCDVLEIGPGPGGLTRGLLSEGARRVLAIEKDPRCMPALAEIAAAYPGRLQVIEGDALDIDPLTHLTPPIRVAANLPYNVGTELLVRWLTPKDWPPYWQSLTLMFQREVAQRIVAEPGSKAYGRLALLAQWRADAQIVLNLPPEAFTPPPKVSSAVVHLTALAEPRFPAEAAVLNRVVAAAFNQRRKMLRAALKGVAPDIEDRLHAAGIKPTERAEQVSLEGFCALARAVAAP; via the coding sequence ATGAGCACCATCGACAATCTTCCGCCCCTGCGCGAGGTCATCACCACCCACGAGTTGCGTGCCCGCAAATCGCTGGGACAGAACTTCCTGCTCGACCTGAACCTGACCGCCAAAATCGCGCGACAGGCTGGTGATCTGACAGGCTGCGACGTGTTGGAAATCGGCCCCGGCCCCGGTGGTCTGACACGCGGACTGCTGTCCGAAGGCGCGCGCCGCGTGCTGGCGATCGAAAAAGACCCCCGCTGCATGCCCGCGCTGGCCGAGATAGCCGCCGCCTACCCCGGCCGTTTGCAGGTGATCGAAGGTGACGCGCTGGACATCGACCCGCTTACGCATCTGACACCGCCGATCCGCGTGGCGGCCAACCTGCCCTATAACGTCGGCACCGAACTTCTGGTACGCTGGCTGACCCCCAAGGACTGGCCACCCTACTGGCAATCGCTGACCCTGATGTTCCAGCGCGAGGTGGCGCAGCGCATCGTGGCCGAGCCGGGGTCCAAGGCCTATGGCCGTCTGGCGCTGCTGGCGCAGTGGCGCGCCGATGCACAGATCGTGCTGAACCTGCCCCCCGAGGCCTTCACCCCGCCGCCCAAGGTTTCTTCTGCCGTGGTGCATCTGACAGCGCTGGCCGAACCGCGCTTTCCCGCCGAGGCCGCCGTATTGAACCGTGTTGTCGCCGCCGCCTTCAACCAGCGTCGCAAAATGCTGCGCGCTGCGCTCAAGGGTGTCGCCCCCGACATCGAAGACCGCCTGCACGCCGCAGGCATCAAACCCACCGAGCGGGCCGAACAAGTGTCGCTGGAAGGGTTCTGCGCACTGGCCCGCGCAGTCGCCGCTCCATAG
- the pdxA gene encoding 4-hydroxythreonine-4-phosphate dehydrogenase PdxA — MTRAPALPVAISCGEPAGIGPEIAAKAWAALRGDVPLFWIGDPAHLPADVPFVTIDDPAQAAAALPRGLPVLTHSFAAPNTAGTANPANAQGVIDVIARGVELVQSGQASALCTAPIHKKALQDGAGFAYPGHTEYLQALAGADRAVMMLASEQLRVVPTTIHIALSDVPQALTPDLLRDTIRITADGLRSQFGIAHPRIAVAGLNPHAGEGGAMGHEEVDWIARLVTEMAGEGYDLRGPLPADTMFHATARARYDAAVCMYHDQALIPIKTLDFDRGVNVTLGLPFIRTSPDHGTAFDIAGTGVANPSSMIEALRMAHQMATA; from the coding sequence ATGACCCGCGCGCCCGCGCTGCCGGTTGCGATCAGCTGCGGTGAACCTGCGGGGATCGGGCCCGAAATTGCGGCCAAGGCCTGGGCCGCCTTGCGCGGCGACGTGCCGCTGTTCTGGATCGGTGATCCGGCCCACCTGCCCGCCGATGTGCCCTTTGTGACCATTGACGACCCCGCCCAGGCCGCCGCCGCGCTGCCCCGTGGCCTGCCGGTTCTGACCCACAGCTTTGCGGCCCCGAACACCGCAGGCACCGCCAACCCCGCCAATGCCCAAGGGGTGATCGACGTGATCGCGCGCGGTGTGGAACTGGTGCAGTCTGGACAGGCCTCGGCCCTTTGTACCGCCCCTATTCACAAGAAGGCCCTTCAAGACGGCGCAGGCTTTGCCTATCCCGGTCACACCGAATATCTGCAAGCGCTGGCAGGGGCCGACCGCGCTGTGATGATGCTGGCCTCGGAACAATTGCGCGTGGTGCCGACAACCATTCATATCGCCCTGAGTGACGTGCCACAGGCGCTGACCCCCGACCTCCTGCGCGACACCATCCGCATCACCGCTGACGGCCTGCGCAGCCAGTTCGGCATCGCGCACCCCCGCATCGCGGTCGCAGGGCTGAACCCGCACGCAGGTGAAGGCGGCGCAATGGGGCACGAAGAAGTCGACTGGATTGCCAGACTGGTCACCGAGATGGCCGGCGAAGGCTATGACCTGCGCGGCCCCCTGCCCGCCGACACCATGTTCCATGCCACCGCCCGCGCCCGCTATGACGCTGCCGTGTGCATGTATCACGATCAGGCGTTGATCCCGATCAAGACACTGGATTTCGACCGCGGCGTGAACGTAACGTTGGGCCTTCCTTTCATCCGTACCTCGCCTGACCATGGCACGGCATTCGACATCGCAGGCACCGGCGTCGCCAATCCCTCCTCGATGATCGAAGCCCTGCGCATGGCCCACCAGATGGCCACCGCATGA
- a CDS encoding peptidylprolyl isomerase, with the protein MKNIGLALAVAVTTALPVAAQNLFAPVAKVDDSVITEFEVQQRVRFLQVLNASGATRESAIDALIDDRLRLNATQDVGLVLTPEGLAEGLADFAGRANLSTDEFVKALEGAGVAGETFRDFVRVNLAWRELIRGRYGNRVQISEAEIDRAMSVTSSAGGIRVLISEIIIPAPPNEQAAAMARAEQAAASTSEAEFSSYARRYSATPSRDNGGRLNWVDLSTLPPSLRGVLLGLTPGEVTDPLPIPNAVALFQLRDIQETDAPSPEYAAIEYAAYYMAGGRSAATLARAEKLKSQVDVCDDLYGVAKGQSPEALERGSKAPADIPQDIAYELAKLDPGEVSTALTRANGETLVFLMMCGRTAALNENASREDVALQLRQQRLSGYSDSLLEELRADARISRE; encoded by the coding sequence ATGAAAAACATTGGACTGGCTTTGGCCGTGGCCGTCACAACGGCCCTGCCCGTGGCAGCGCAAAACCTATTCGCCCCCGTGGCCAAGGTTGACGACAGCGTAATCACCGAATTCGAAGTACAGCAACGCGTGCGCTTTCTTCAGGTGCTCAATGCCTCTGGTGCCACCCGCGAAAGCGCGATCGATGCGCTGATCGACGACCGGCTGCGCCTGAACGCAACGCAAGATGTCGGTCTGGTGCTGACACCCGAAGGGTTGGCCGAAGGGTTGGCCGATTTCGCAGGCCGCGCCAATCTCAGCACCGATGAGTTTGTCAAGGCACTGGAAGGTGCCGGGGTCGCAGGCGAGACATTCCGGGATTTCGTGCGTGTCAACCTGGCGTGGCGCGAACTGATCCGGGGCCGTTATGGCAACCGGGTGCAAATCTCCGAGGCCGAAATCGACCGCGCCATGTCTGTTACCAGCAGCGCGGGCGGTATCCGCGTGCTGATCTCCGAGATTATCATCCCCGCACCGCCCAACGAACAGGCCGCCGCGATGGCACGCGCCGAACAGGCCGCCGCCAGCACATCCGAGGCCGAATTCTCAAGCTACGCGCGCCGCTATTCCGCCACGCCGTCGCGTGACAACGGTGGCCGGTTGAACTGGGTTGACCTCAGCACCCTGCCGCCCAGCCTGCGCGGCGTGCTTTTGGGCCTGACACCGGGCGAGGTGACCGACCCGCTGCCGATCCCCAATGCTGTTGCCCTGTTCCAGCTGCGTGACATTCAGGAAACCGATGCGCCCAGCCCCGAATATGCCGCCATCGAATATGCCGCCTATTACATGGCCGGTGGCCGCAGCGCCGCAACACTGGCGCGTGCGGAAAAACTGAAATCCCAAGTGGATGTATGCGACGATCTTTATGGCGTGGCCAAGGGGCAGTCGCCCGAGGCATTGGAGCGTGGCAGCAAGGCGCCCGCCGACATTCCGCAGGACATCGCCTATGAACTGGCCAAGCTGGATCCGGGCGAAGTGTCCACCGCGCTGACCCGCGCAAATGGCGAAACGCTGGTGTTCCTGATGATGTGCGGACGCACGGCCGCCCTGAACGAGAATGCGAGCCGCGAGGATGTTGCGTTGCAACTGCGCCAGCAACGTCTGTCGGGCTATTCCGACAGTCTGCTGGAAGAATTGCGCGCCGACGCCCGCATCAGCCGCGAATGA
- the lptD gene encoding LPS assembly protein LptD: MARKLTHILLAATLLGTPMVTPLSAQTLGTAQTASPAMLVADDITVTRDRVLTARGNVEAFQGNTRLRAAAIRYDEKTGALVITGPITIQDGDDVVIVADQAELSRDLQNGLLTGARMVLNQQLQLAAVEMNRVGGRYTQLYKTAVTSCHVCDDGRPPLWQIRARRVVHDKQERQLYFDDAQFRIGNVPVFYLPRLRLPDPTLKRASGFMIPSLNSDTQLGTGIKVPYFIKIGDHRDLTLTPYLTSRTRTLEFRYRQAFRTGRISFEGALSDDDLQVGDTRGYLFGTGRFDLRRDFVLTFDIEATTDDAYLTDYSYSDKDRLDSAIEIARVRRDAYVSFSYTNFRSLRVSEDNDTIPTNVFDATFEKRFFPRAMGGELRFGANAHAHYRSSDVDTDINLDGIADGRDVQRVNVQAEWLRSWTLTGGVRAEASLGVEADAINVAQDSVFTSSDAGLTPQAQLTLRYPLVRHGGDGTTQLLEPILQVGYVGGSDLIVPNEESTRVEFDEGNLLSLSHFPRPDRRERGLAAAYGVNWSRFDPAGWEARLTFGQVVRRNNEPDFSETSGLSGTTSDFLLAGQWKTRNGLALTGRTVFNEKFDVAKAELRGDWIGKRMTMGGSYAWLGQDLAEDRALAVSELTLAGTYDLNRNWTASANWRYDLVDDRSAYAGAGLTYYNECVSAKFSVSRRYSSSTSVEPSTNLGFTVSLRGFSVSQGTEKYVRSCGKRAK, translated from the coding sequence GTGGCGCGCAAACTGACCCATATCCTGTTGGCGGCAACGCTGCTGGGCACGCCAATGGTGACACCGCTGTCAGCGCAAACCCTCGGCACCGCACAGACCGCCAGCCCGGCAATGCTTGTGGCCGACGACATCACTGTGACCCGCGACCGCGTGCTGACCGCGCGCGGCAATGTTGAAGCGTTCCAGGGCAACACCCGCCTGCGCGCCGCTGCGATCCGCTATGACGAAAAAACCGGCGCGCTGGTCATCACGGGCCCGATCACCATTCAAGACGGTGACGACGTGGTGATCGTGGCCGATCAGGCCGAGCTGAGCCGCGATTTGCAAAACGGTCTGTTGACAGGCGCGCGCATGGTGCTGAACCAGCAATTGCAGCTGGCCGCAGTGGAAATGAACCGCGTTGGTGGCCGCTATACACAGCTTTATAAAACTGCCGTGACCTCGTGCCATGTCTGCGACGACGGCCGCCCGCCCCTGTGGCAGATCCGCGCCCGCCGCGTGGTGCACGACAAGCAAGAGCGCCAGCTGTATTTCGACGATGCGCAATTTCGCATTGGCAACGTTCCCGTCTTTTACTTGCCGCGCCTGCGCCTGCCCGATCCGACGCTCAAGCGTGCCTCGGGGTTCATGATCCCGTCACTGAACAGCGATACGCAGCTGGGCACCGGTATCAAAGTGCCCTATTTCATCAAGATCGGCGATCACCGCGATCTGACGCTGACCCCCTATCTGACGAGCCGCACCAGAACCCTGGAATTCCGTTATCGTCAGGCGTTCCGCACCGGGCGTATTTCGTTCGAAGGGGCGCTGTCCGACGACGACCTTCAGGTCGGTGACACCCGTGGTTACCTGTTCGGGACCGGCCGGTTCGATCTGCGCCGCGACTTTGTCCTGACCTTTGACATCGAAGCGACCACAGATGATGCCTATCTGACGGATTACAGCTATTCTGACAAAGACCGCCTGGACAGCGCCATCGAAATTGCGCGGGTCCGGCGCGACGCATACGTCAGCTTCAGCTATACCAACTTTCGCAGCCTGCGTGTGAGCGAAGACAACGACACCATTCCAACCAATGTGTTCGATGCGACCTTTGAAAAACGTTTTTTCCCGCGTGCGATGGGGGGAGAGTTGCGATTTGGCGCCAATGCCCACGCCCATTACCGCAGCTCTGACGTTGATACCGATATCAATCTGGACGGCATCGCAGACGGGCGCGACGTGCAGCGTGTTAACGTGCAGGCGGAATGGCTGCGCAGCTGGACCCTGACAGGCGGCGTGCGCGCCGAGGCCTCCTTGGGAGTCGAGGCCGATGCCATCAACGTCGCGCAAGACAGCGTTTTCACCAGCAGTGACGCAGGCCTGACACCGCAGGCACAGCTGACGCTGCGCTATCCGCTTGTGCGCCATGGCGGTGACGGCACAACGCAGCTGCTGGAACCGATCCTGCAAGTGGGCTATGTCGGCGGCAGCGACCTGATCGTACCAAACGAAGAAAGCACCCGCGTCGAGTTCGACGAAGGCAACCTGTTGTCACTGTCGCATTTTCCGCGCCCGGACAGGCGTGAACGCGGTCTGGCAGCTGCTTACGGCGTGAACTGGTCGCGCTTTGACCCTGCCGGATGGGAGGCGCGGCTGACCTTTGGACAGGTGGTGCGCCGCAACAATGAACCCGACTTTTCCGAAACCTCTGGCCTATCCGGCACCACCTCGGACTTTCTGCTTGCCGGACAATGGAAAACCCGCAACGGGCTGGCGCTGACCGGGCGGACGGTGTTCAACGAAAAATTCGACGTGGCCAAGGCCGAGCTGCGTGGCGACTGGATCGGCAAGCGCATGACGATGGGGGGCAGCTATGCCTGGCTGGGCCAGGACCTGGCCGAAGACCGCGCCCTGGCTGTGTCCGAGCTGACGCTGGCGGGCACCTATGACCTGAACCGGAATTGGACTGCCAGCGCCAACTGGCGCTACGATCTGGTCGACGACCGGTCTGCCTATGCAGGAGCCGGACTGACCTATTACAATGAATGTGTGTCGGCGAAATTCTCTGTGAGCCGCCGGTATAGTTCCTCGACAAGTGTTGAGCCCTCGACCAATCTGGGCTTTACAGTGTCCTTGCGGGGCTTCTCGGTCTCGCAAGGCACGGAAAAATACGTTAGATCATGCGGAAAGCGGGCGAAATGA
- the lptG gene encoding LPS export ABC transporter permease LptG, whose protein sequence is MILHFYFARRFAMAFAMLTAVFFALVALVDLIEQTRRFADFDVSLTDRIGLTLLHAPETINQILPLIMILATVVLFIGLARSSELVVTRAAGRSALRALAAPVVVALVIGGLAVTMLGPIVAATTKRYAILSEEYRNGGRAAVLVSGDGVWLRQGGAEGQTVIRAARSNADASVLYDVTFLEYAPQGGPQRRIEARSAALGNGAWALRDAKVWPLTGSVNPEASSESHALLQVPSTLTLERIRETLGSLGGVSIWNMPAYIDQLEQAGFSARHQVVWFQSELARPLFLMAMVLVAAAFTMRHTRFGGTGTAVLAAVLLGFGLYFIRSFAQILGENGQIPVAFAAWAPPAAAIFLALGLLLHAEDG, encoded by the coding sequence ATGATCCTGCATTTTTATTTCGCGCGCCGCTTTGCGATGGCCTTTGCAATGCTCACAGCGGTGTTTTTTGCACTGGTGGCTTTGGTTGACCTGATCGAACAAACACGCCGGTTTGCCGATTTTGACGTCAGCCTGACCGACCGCATCGGCCTGACGCTGCTGCACGCGCCCGAAACCATCAACCAGATCCTGCCGCTGATCATGATTCTGGCCACGGTGGTCTTGTTCATCGGACTGGCGCGCAGCTCGGAACTGGTGGTGACCCGCGCGGCAGGACGCTCCGCCTTGCGCGCACTGGCGGCCCCGGTGGTGGTGGCGCTGGTGATTGGCGGGCTGGCGGTCACGATGCTGGGGCCGATCGTGGCGGCCACGACCAAACGCTATGCAATCCTGTCAGAAGAATATCGCAACGGCGGGCGCGCGGCGGTGTTGGTATCGGGCGACGGTGTGTGGTTGCGTCAGGGTGGTGCCGAGGGCCAGACGGTGATCCGCGCGGCACGTTCGAACGCGGATGCCTCGGTGTTGTACGATGTAACTTTTCTGGAATATGCCCCCCAAGGCGGCCCACAACGCCGTATCGAAGCCCGCAGTGCGGCCCTGGGCAACGGCGCATGGGCGCTGCGCGATGCCAAGGTCTGGCCGCTGACCGGCAGCGTCAACCCCGAGGCCAGCTCGGAAAGCCATGCGCTGTTACAAGTGCCCTCGACCCTGACACTGGAGCGTATCCGCGAAACCCTTGGGTCGCTTGGCGGCGTGTCGATCTGGAACATGCCTGCCTATATCGACCAGCTGGAGCAGGCCGGATTTTCCGCCCGCCATCAGGTCGTTTGGTTCCAGTCGGAGCTGGCGCGTCCGCTGTTCCTGATGGCGATGGTTCTTGTTGCCGCGGCCTTCACCATGCGGCATACCCGATTTGGGGGCACCGGAACGGCGGTGCTGGCAGCAGTGCTTTTGGGGTTCGGTTTGTATTTCATTCGCAGTTTCGCACAGATTCTCGGCGAGAACGGGCAGATCCCGGTGGCCTTTGCCGCATGGGCACCACCCGCGGCGGCAATTTTTCTGGCCCTCGGGCTGTTGCTCCATGCCGAGGACGGCTGA